The following are from one region of the Littorina saxatilis isolate snail1 linkage group LG4, US_GU_Lsax_2.0, whole genome shotgun sequence genome:
- the LOC138964256 gene encoding heme-binding protein 2-like: MTLHGGALCVLAAVMLAAVSSASVVRMENLTPSERVWQSRARDAEAGNGTNSEPGLTVGDPPQCRKHACPPTRVLADRGSYKEVYFPVAPYAKSRVEGKSLVPAVLDLYKRLRGYITGDNKKKQELPMTLPVILRMDLGDGGMFNPKNFTMFFYVDPSVKSPPAPNNDDIDVLDVNSYTLYIRTFSGYPVTYGDWMKELLQLAADVEADGEPYSKDYYYFASYDPPTQLTGRINEVQLLKPHKFSSGP; encoded by the exons ATGACGCTCCACGGCGGTGCCCTGTGTGTGCTGGCGGCTGTCATGTTGGCGGCTGTATCTTCGGCATCTGTTGTCAGAATGGAGAACTTGACCCCTTCAGAGAG aGTGTGGCAGAGCCGGGCAAGAGACGCTGAAGCTGGCAATGGGACGAACTCCGAACCAGGACTTACCGTCGGCGACCCCCCTCAGTGTCGGAAACACGCCTGTCCTCCGACGAGAGTTCTTGCAGACAGAGGG tCGTACAAGGAAGTGTACTTCCCGGTGGCGCCGTACGCCAAGAGTCGTGTGGAGGGAAAGTCCTTGGTCCCTGCTGTACTGGACCTCTACAAACGGCTGCGTGGCTACATCACAGGAGACAACAAAAAAA AGCAAGAGTTGCCTATGACACTACCAGTGATTCTTCGTATGGATCTGGGTGACGGAGGGATGTTCAACCCTAAAAACTTCACCATGTTCTTCTACGTTGACCCCAGCGTCAAGTCTCCGCCTGCACCTAATAATGACGACATTGATGTTCTTGACGTCAACTCGTACACGCTGTATATCAG AACGTTTTCGGGCTACCCAGTGACGTATGGTGATTGGATGAAGGAGCTGCTACAACTGGCAGCTGACGTAGAGGCTGACGGGGAACCCTACAGCAAGGACTACTACTACTTTGCATCTTACGACCCTCCCACCCAGCTAACTGGACGAATCAACGAAGTGCAGCTTCTAAAACCGCACAAATTTAGTTCCGGTCCTTAG